The genomic stretch CATACACTCCGAGGTACATGTCTCTCTTTGCAGTGTCTGAAACTGTCGTGTTATCATCTGACCATTTACTGAGCCATGCATTGGAGCCAATACTGAATATTTGGAACACAGCATTCATTACAATCGTGGAAACGGTTAAAAACCAGCCTATAGAGCGAAGATAGTGAGAATACACTTTCCATTTGACCTGAAATAGGAAATACCAGAACAAGCATGAGACATGTTTAATTTGCAATAAGTCTTACATccgaataatttattcttccCTGTGAACAATGGGGCTGCAATTTGATGCTACTTACGCTTCCggtttcagttttttcaaccTCGATAAGTTTTTCTCCAACCTTAACTGGTAATGCATCTTTTTCCTTCACACTATTTCTATGAAGCAAACTAACAGAGTTGTGACTATCTATTGAATATTGTCTGTAACAAAATAACATGGAATTCAAATATGGGACAGTTGACTGCGCTAGGATTCTTGTCTGccttataatttttcaatcatctgTCACAATAGCGTTTATCGCAACATACAGTTAAGATTATGAACTTCAAGTCAATGATCTCAAGTTAAATTCATGTAAAACGTACTCGTACCTTTTAAGTGAACCGTTAAGTGATCGTTTTTCATTCACAGATCCAGAATCACTGTGACTTTCAGATACCCTGGATCTAGCTCTTGATAACTTTTGCTGCAAATCATCCGTGCCAATCGTTGATTCAAGCTGTTGTTTTAGTTCATCAAGGTCTGCTTCTGATACTGCATCAGCCTCCACTGATTCATATTATAAAATGGATAAGTTGGAAAAAAGAGTATATTTGTGATTATACTAGGTGAACAACTAATTAGTATTTACAAACAGCcatgtaacaaatgaaaatacaaatatgaTATTTTGAAGCAGGCCTTTCGCACTCACGGCACAGGTTAACTTGCAGTGGAGAGTGCGAGATACGCAGGAAATCCCCGGTGAAAATACAACTTTTGGGCCACGCGCACACTGCTATCGCCAACACGTGAGCGAGTTTTCTTTCGCACCATTTAACCGCTACGCTTAGCTCATGTAAAAGTTGTGTGTGTGCTGGCGTTAGCGATGCGCACATGGCTTGGAGATTGCCCTTTCACCAGATGTTCCACATAACGTGAGGTATTACGTGGCTCGAAAAGTTTACCACAAGATATCCTCAGTGTATTTTTAAGGCCATGcatattgtataattaattggTGTTGAGAAAGAATCAAGTTTAACAATTATCAATCAAGTTATAAAAATGCGATAATAATCATTCGAATTTTTGGTTATTTAACATTTGGTTATTTACATTACTGAACCAATGTGAATATCAACGAATCAGCAAAATCATTGGTACAATGCAACAGACATTATATATTTGCATCCTGAGATTGGTTGTTGGTGATGATctgttataatttataaaacgaTTCAAAAGCCATACAAAAATAAGTAAGTAGAGTTCAACAttctcaatatttaaaaataaaatctcaatcctatatatgtatagattttCATTGCTATAGGTTTAAGCagaaaatagtaatttttgaAGCTCCTAGGGTTAGATACTGAAATGACAAAATGAAGTAAGAATAAGAGTTGTCACCATCTTATTTTTGACTTACAATTTCCGACTTGGCCCCATGAAAAATAGAACCATTCAATATCAGTACACGAGAGTAATATTTTGTTGTCagaaaaaactgaattttttaattcatgaatatattaatgtataccTTCTTGCAGATGTTGTACCAGAAACTCAGCAAAGGCACCCTTCTTTTCCAACAATTGCTTGTACGTGCCACGTTCAGTTACTTCGccatttttaataacaataatgtcATCCACTTCTGGCAAATAAGTAATTCCGTGTGTAACTAAGACTCTTGTCTTTTTCTTTAGCATTCCACTAGGGCCAATGACATTATCAAAAATATGTTTGCCAACGTGAGAATCCACCGCACTTAAAGGATCATCCATGAAATATATGTCTGCGTTACTGTAAACAGCTCTAGCCAAAGATACTCTTTGTTTTTGCCCACCAGACAAGTTGATACCTTTTTCACCAATTTCGGTCTTATCTCCCGCCGGCAACATTTCAAGGTCTGGTTTTAGAGCGCATGCTTCAATGACACGGTTGTAAAGACTTTTATCGAGAGATTTGCCAAATAGAATGTTGTCTTGCAATGTTGCATTTTGAATCCAGGCTTGCTGTGACACGTAGGCGATCGAACCCTATTTGATTATTAAATGGCATTTAAAATAAGTATTTCTATAACCATACACAATTTTGATCCAGCGGTATGGGACTTTCATATTACAAGCAAAATATATTGTAGCGGACTGGGCGTTACAGAATAGACTTTGATGAGAATAAAATGCAGTACAAATTGTCACGTCAGGATCCTCCAAAACTGCATACAATGTCCAGAATTACGAATAAGATTTTGCATTCATACGTTATAATTTTGTCTTTCGACTGCCTTACCTTCGTATTCACTCTGCCACCCAACCGATCCATTTCACCAAGCAGTGCTGATACCAGAGAGCTTTTTCCTGAACCTACCGAGCCGACAAAAGCTACAAGGTGTCCTTGCTGAACATGCAAATTAATATTTCGCAGCGTTGGCTTATCAGATTCATCAACACACCATGTGAAAGTTCCATTTTCAATAACCAAGGGATGCGCTGAAAgttattataaaatcatttcattATCGACTATTTGACAGAAGATTAATAACAAAACTAATTTCTTCCAAATATTCTATGTTTATGCATTGCTAATCTCTGATGAATAAGATAGATTGCTAATCTCTACTATTAAATAGTACAAGTTATTTTCGGTAATTGCTCTTAGAATCTAACTCACGTTCAGATGGGTCATGTTGCACATTGTTGGGATCCAATTCTTCTGAATTCATGAATTTGTTAATACGCTTCACAGATACTGATGTCTAAGTAAAccaaatatttcattatagGCGATGCTCATATCCCAGGGACATTCAATAGAAATCAAATCATACGACAAGTTCTCAGGGaagtaaatgaatattatatagacttattttcataaaaaagaCACGAAATTTGTAATATCATTTCAACTGAATACTTGTCGTTTATTGAAAAGTGATATCTTTTTAGACTCAATACTTTCATTCATTATTAGTTATGACAATATGTTGCATCTATAGCCTTAAAATATTTCGGAAGATAGAAGTGTATTACAGAGATGAAAACCTCTacattgttatttatttacaaattatatgATTGATAacttaatattaatacatTTTATATTGTGAACTACGCGCAATGGTTTAGTGCACATTCCAAATTTGAAGTGAAAGTATGAATCTAGATACCTCGGCTAGTTTAGCGTTCATCAATATAAGTTTGAAGCATCTCAGGATGAAACAGATCGAATGCTATGAAAGACTGTGGATAGTTTTAGCTTCATTTCAAAGAACAATAAGGTAAATACTGAAAGTTTTAATTGAGGTACTTGGATCGCAGTTGTCATCAAAGAGATATTGTATGTATTCCATGAAAATTCATGTGTGGTATTGTTCACGATATAACTTACTTGGACCATATTGCTGATCATCATGGGTAACATGGAGAGCGGAAATCTCAGGATATTGAATAAACTGAGAGAAACAAAGGCCTTCGTACTGTCCAAAACGTTTTCTTCATTGGAAAGTACAAATGTGGCGAACGATACCAGAGAGACCTAGATGAATTACATCATGCAGCatagaataaagaaattacTGTGCTAATAGTATGAAGATAGAAGGAGTGTAGTACTTGGAAATTCATCCAGTTACATATAGCCTTTGGGGTGTTTGCACCTACATCAATAAGATTTTATCAAGCTGtcatgaattttaattaaaaagaagCTTATACAGGTTGGTCATAAAAGCAAAGGTTCGAAAGTCCCAAGTATTATTGTTCATTTTCAAGCCAAATTAAAAGTATTCATCGATAAAGTTGGATACTTTAAATTGTCCAGCAGTCGCGATacttaaataatttaatccaGGCATGTTTTACATTATCAGGACCGCTTTTATTATTGATGATCCAAAGTCTAAGCACGGAAGATCAATGAGAAgaaggtttttttctttaaatttgcAACATGTAAATTCGTTGATACTTCAACATTTGAGCGTATTccaatttccaaaaaaattgatgtaagATTGAAGGATCGATGTAATTGGAGATTGGTGATCAgtaggaaagaaagaaatcaaagCACTAATAGCAGACATCCAGCATCTTGAACATTGTATCTTGTGTCTGGTATCACCTGCACACTGAAAATGATGAGCTGCGGGAACATAACCATCAGCGTTTGGATGATGTTAAACAGAGTGAGCGATACAAAAACCAACGTAGCATCCAGAGTATGTGTTTCATCGATGAGTACGTACGTAGCTAAGGATGTGAGGCATACCTATACAcacttcaatttttgaatatctcGTAAATCCCATTTTGTCGGTATGAAGAGacggaaattaaatttttgaactaTGGATCACATGTTTTACGAATGCAATTAAAATTCATGTGAAGTTAAGAAAATTATCCCAAATTCAGCAACAGTATCACCCATCCTCAAAGTGGAATAAATGTGAGATGAATCACTATTTTGGATGCTTACTGTAAGGATGCCTTTTGGATCCATCActactaaaatttttcataattatcaCTTCGCGAAATGATGGTGTTCAGTGCCTTGATTGCTCATTGTATTTCCTAAAGATCATTGTGTATTGCAAAATGACCAATATCGGGTAAAACAAAAAGATTTcataaattagaaaatatttaatataatctTGGGGTATTATTTGTAGCGTAAAATCAATCACAATTGTTATTAAGGTTTCACAGTAATGAAAACTGAATTTAACATGAAGTAGGTATGTCAATGGCGAAATATATAACTGACTTACCAAAAAAGGGGCGCAGGACCAGATGAAGCTTGTACCGGCATTGAGGTAAGCAGCTTCCTTTAAAACCTGTATCTCTTTGTTCCTAATCTTCAATATTTGCTGTTCAAAAGATGGTTCCCAGGCATATAGCTTAAGAACTTTAATGCCATTCAATACCTCGTTCATTAATTTAACTCTTTCATCTTTGCACTTCATTTGCCTGATTTGTAGCGTTTTCACTTTATTAGCAATCAGTGCATTGACTGGGATTAAGATAATCATAACAGCAAGACCAGCCAGCACGGATGCTCCAAGGGTATCCCATAAGAAATACAAAGCGAGCATAATCTGCAATGGTGCTGACCAAATCATGTTTATGTACGCAGTTAGGTCCATGAATCTTTGAGCATCGACGGACATTAGATTTACGATTTCGCCAACAGTTGACTCTTTACGCGCAGCATTTGACATTCTCAAAGCTTTACGATAAATAGCTGCAATCAGTGCTGTGCGAATCCGTAACCCAACTAAGAACATTCGATTGAAGTATTGAGACAAGACCAGTGTTTGAACAGTTGCCGTTAAGAAAAGTAGGACAGCATAAAAGTATCCCTTCCACAAAGGTTCGCCAAAATTGCCACTAGAGTCCTTGGTTTCAACAAAAGCAATGAGAAATCTAGAAAAGAAGATTGAAGTTTTTAAATGAAATGCCGCAGCATTGATTACACAGAAAAATGAGCAGTGTGAGTGTAAAGCAGtgacatattttttgatattcaagTTTATATATACTTCAATATTTGTGGACTGGCGAATGTTAAAATATCCTGAGACAGTTTCAGTAGTGAgccaaataaaaatgttggtcCAAACGCCTTACAGAGAGCTGGCAAGATCGAggctattttttttcgtctggCACTATTGAAGTCTACTTGACCTGAGGATTTTCTGAATGATGCCTTTGTACCTTGTGCACTGTAAAAAGTAAACTGGTTAATTACATATTACAAAACATCTATGGATTGTAAGACAGCGAGTTCTCAATATTATTATCCTTACCCAAAATATGTCCAAAACAGCCTTGATAGcaataatataaacaatacaatatattcgaaaaattacacgtgaaaaataatcaaatatgaagattttgtattatattaaGTATAACATATAAATTCCCTGCGCCTGATGATGAAGAAGAAATGGACGGAATTTCAAAACCTTAGAAATACACGTACTTATCCGTTTTTCTTAAAGTTTCCATCCAATATTTATCAAACTTTGGTACAATTTCTGCAGCTGTATCTTCAGGATTCATTGCCCAGAGATCATCTGTTTCAAGAGGTTTTTTAAAACCTTTCCATGCCATAGGATCAAACCAAGTGAACAGGATTTTCGATGGAAACGATGAATTTGTTTCGGGACATGGTCGTTCCACctagaaataattaatgtCAGATAACTCTTGTTTGGTACTTTCATGTTTTACGTAGAGGTAGATTACGTCATATACTCACCGGTTTATATTCAGAAAACCTTGGTTCGCCATCAACGAAAAAGTGTAGCAAGAACAGGACCAGAACCACTGGATAATAGATCATGTAAGAGACATATGAGTATGTTACCTCggtctgaaaaattttaattcattcatGCTGGGGTGCATTTTCATATCCTCGGCACATGCTGTATAcaacgaatattttcaaacaaaaaagaaaatatgaaaaactcTAAAGTTTGAATTAGAATTATTACTTATGACAGAACTTACCGATTGATTATGTCCACGTATTATACTTCTGTACTGGACGGCCCCGCACAAAGCAAGTAAGAACCAGAACAGGAAAAGTAATCCAGATGTCCGCATTCCATATTTCCTATTGTATAAAAGTAGCACTAACGCCATAGCCTGGTGCATAGAAATCGAATATAAATGGTAGAATAAAGGTTAAAAATATGACCTGCTATGTTAGGGTCTTTCTTTCCAAAATAAGGGGTAACAGACATAAAGTCATTTTTTGTAATACACTTTGCCGATAAACAGTACAAACTACTGCAAAGTTATGCTTTTAGTTTTAGAAgatgtatataattttcaagGACATGCTCGATCAAAATGTATGTCATacgatttttatatttatcattGTCAGCTGCAAGTAATATTTCAGCATTGAAATTCCAAACCTTGTTATAAAGTACGAATGATTTCACACAGAGTGTAATTTCATTCTCCCATAtccattatttatatattcatatacgTCCCAGTTATTACCAATCTACCATTAGAATGATAGTGATACGCgtttgttttattataaacaaagaTACTTACAAAACTGATGAGCTTGATAAGCGGGGTGCAATAATCCACGCTGTAAACTGTTTCACCATTGGCCTGAGAATAGATTGCATAGCCAAGATCAGCTATCGAAAGTATGACTAACAGAGAAGTTAGTAATAGTTTAGATATAAGTATCCATGTAAACGGTATGTTCCTTCTTTTGCTACTTAAGATGTAGTAAGTTTCCATTGAACAAAATGTCCAGAGAAATACACAAGGCGTCCATACTAATACTGTTTTTTGAAAGCATTCTGTGAGATCTGGATTGTCTGTATACCACGTCACGTTTAGATcctgaaataaatattacgcATCATTGTATTTGTCTCACATTCTGAATTGAATGAATTgaagaaagaataaattaacaaaacaTCGCTCTAATGAGCCAAGAGATTCCCATGCATGGGTAGCATAGAAAATGAAGGCTTATTCATATGCTACCAGATCAAATTTGTAAGAGTACACGAAGccacaattttcaaaattagttTATGGTAGATACAGGCAGTGTAACAAACTAGTAGAGTTAAACAAGAGAAAGAATGTAAGAAATACATAAAGAGACGTTTCAGGACGAATGATGTACAAAGTACATGTCATTCCTGTATAACTTATAGATCAAAAAGTGGAGTGTTGTGGGTTTGATAGCATAAAATTCCAAGCGATCCATACGtcgtgataatttttttcgctatCGGAGTTAGACTGCAGGTGATAAAACATTTGGAAACTGTTGGAGTGTCAGAGAGAAAACTAGAGACTGCAAATTATTGAAACACTAAATTAGTAACATCAGCATTATGaaacattgtaaaaaaaaatactattttgcaatttaaaaaacatgaaaacgTCGTGCTTCATCATGatctactgaatttcagacagtTCTAACGTTACCCtgcaaaataacaatatttcctaaacatgcatcgttacaatACCATTACTAATTTCAGCTTCAtgaattgttaaatttgaaagggtacgaaaaaaaaaaaaataaaataaaaaaaacccgGTAAGCACTACACTGTGGATGCATGTGTAGAGATAGATgtgaagaagcaaaaaaataaataaaagaaattactaaaacagtaaaatttaaatagatattagactgggccaaaaaaaaacgaagaattttttttttaatggtactgtaaaaacattgttcatgacgacaaataaaaattatcctgaaagtttgagcctttaatattaatattaaggggtgCATCGTTACagctattgattttttaacagttaccgcatttttttacccaaaatcCGTCAATTatcaatctgaaaaattttatcaatccaAATTTCtgaaggaaattaaatttcctacaaaaaagctCTCTTACTAAATGGACGTATATCGAGCCGTTTCCTTGTAATCGTGCCTTAaacattgatttgttttttcaaatttttgttggaatttatgatttttgtaattaccagaaaaatcaatattttcatagatcaaaccattatttttgtgggaaatttgatactctacaaaaatggtctcttaacatttttcatgaaattcactcCTTTAAAAGTTATTCGACATTGAAATCACTTTTAAATACAATTTcaatgctctacaaaaaaggtctcttaacatttttcatgaaattcactcCTTGAAAAGTTATTCGACATTGAAATTACTTATGAATACAATTTTAATGCTCTaaaaaaaaggtctcttaacatttttcataaaattcacTCCTTTAGAAGTTAGTAGACACTCAGATTACTTTTGAATACAATTTCAATGTCGAATAACTTTTAAAGgaatgaatttcatgaaaaatgttaagagaccttttttgtagagcatcaaatttcccacaaaaataatggtttgattctatgaaaatattgatttttctggtaattccaaaaataaaaaattcaaacaaaaatttgaaaaaacaaatcattgTTTAAGGCACAATTACAAGGAAACGGCTCGATCTACGTCCATTTAGTAAGAGagcttttttgtaggaaatttaatttccttcaaaaatatggattgataaaatttttcagattgatAATTGACGgattttgggtaaaaaaaatgcggtaactgttaaaaaatcaatagctGTAACGATAcaccccttaatattaatattaaaggctcaaactttcaggataatttttatttgtcgtcatgaacaatgtttttacagtaccattaaaaaaaaaaattcttcgttttttttggcccagtctaataGATATATTGACATTGTATTgaattgagaaatattttataactaTGAATTTCTGAACATGAGATCAAAATGAATACGAAACACAAATTCCGTTTGAAAGGAAGTTTAATCGATTGTGACAGTTAATAAATGTCGTTTGaattagtttaaaaaaattagcaaataGTTCTCATTCTCATGTTGGCCAGAAGATTCATGTCGACCAATTCATAATAAACACTGGCCATTTTAATGTGAGAACTGACAATGATTGGATTGTGCCAACGGGGAATCCCAATCAATGGAAAGCGTTAACAAGCAATCTGTGCGATGATCAGTCAAAAAAAGCTATAGTTTCGGAGTTTCAGCAGATCGCGATGCTTTATGAACCAAGGCCTTCAAATGAAGtcataatatacaataaatgtAACAAGTAAAAGATTATATCGGCCGTTTAACGAATCTAGTTTTGCTCTTCCTATTTTGAAACACCATGCGGTACCTTCACAAGCGACTAGTTTTTGTacttttaattaaatcactcTTATTACGGTGAATtcttaaataaataacatgaATAGTCAATGAAATCAGAGTACAAATTACGATTTAACACAATTTCAAATGATATAACATCTAATTTGACTTTAACGTTTTGTATTTCGGTCATACAAGACACGACCTTTGACAAGTGCTAATATTCAATGAAACAAAAGACACAGAACGTCCAAGATCtaaattaatgaatataaattaaatcagtgtaaatatgtatagattagaagcaaaaaaaaaaaaaattaaacaaaaaaaaaaagagtactTTGCTACTTGCCGCAACTAGAGATAGCCAGAAAGGAAGATTAAAAAGACAATGAGTGGATCATATAATGATATGGATAGAAGAGTGGATGTGTAAGTACAATGTATGTAAGTGGATGCATAAGTGAGGTTAAAGGACCCGTTTAGAAAGTCCATAATCtcaaatttgttgaataacACACTGGGCTGTGTACGGATGGCGCGTTATGATGTAATCTTACTAGTAATAACCGGTGTCCGTTAGCCGAAAAACACATTGAGAAAGTGTTTCGATAAAAACGCTGTAAATATACGAAATGTTGTATTCCATTTAAAGTACTTACCCAAAACGCAGAGCCACAAAAGTTGTCCATCGAATGGTTTGACATGATGCCACATTTACTCCTAAGCCAGACGTTAACGGCGAAATTTACGTCGTTGTAACCTTACCATTCGTCCCTCTCGTCTATTCTGCAAAGCACAAAAATATTAACGTTTTAATTAATGAACTTGATCCTACACACCACAATGCGGGCTATCGTCATTGCTGATTGCACATGTCATACACAAGGGGGACGGGGACTACCGTTGCTAACCAATTCGATAGGAGAAAGTGTGCTTGGTGTGCTTGGCGTTCCGCGAATAACGCTGACAATAGAGATGGCGTACTCACTTCGCATATGCACACTTAAGGGTGTGTTCCAATATTGACTCCCAGTCACTCCCAGTGCTTTCAACAATCTCTTATCTTTTTTGCTCTGTCTCTGTGCTAGGGAGTTTTTAGCGCTGCCGGTTATTTTCGGAACACACCTTAGGCTTTGCCCAACGAATCGTCGCGGCAAGtggttttcaaattttggccGATTTCTTTTTATGTGAATTTTCTGACACAAGTCGACACTAAGTGATTTTATCGGTCGGATCTAACGGAATAAGCGGGTTAATGAAACCCCCTTTATTAAATTCCCGGTCAACGTTCTGTTTACGTAAATTTCACCTTCGCGAGTTCACTGTATTCAAATACTTACATTTTCTGTTCTGCCGACCGAGATGCCTGATTACAAGTACACGATACTAGCGGCACGTTGCGGCT from Neodiprion virginianus isolate iyNeoVirg1 chromosome 3, iyNeoVirg1.1, whole genome shotgun sequence encodes the following:
- the LOC124301561 gene encoding multidrug resistance-associated protein 1 isoform X1; the encoded protein is MSNHSMDNFCGSAFWDLNVTWYTDNPDLTECFQKTVLVWTPCVFLWTFCSMETYYILSSKRRNIPFTWILISKLLLTSLLVILSIADLGYAIYSQANGETVYSVDYCTPLIKLISFAMALVLLLYNRKYGMRTSGLLFLFWFLLALCGAVQYRSIIRGHNQSTEVTYSYVSYMIYYPVVLVLFLLHFFVDGEPRFSEYKPVERPCPETNSSFPSKILFTWFDPMAWKGFKKPLETDDLWAMNPEDTAAEIVPKFDKYWMETLRKTDKLFWTYFGAQGTKASFRKSSGQVDFNSARRKKIASILPALCKAFGPTFLFGSLLKLSQDILTFASPQILKFLIAFVETKDSSGNFGEPLWKGYFYAVLLFLTATVQTLVLSQYFNRMFLVGLRIRTALIAAIYRKALRMSNAARKESTVGEIVNLMSVDAQRFMDLTAYINMIWSAPLQIMLALYFLWDTLGASVLAGLAVMIILIPVNALIANKVKTLQIRQMKCKDERVKLMNEVLNGIKVLKLYAWEPSFEQQILKIRNKEIQVLKEAAYLNAGTSFIWSCAPFLVSLVSFATFVLSNEENVLDSTKAFVSLSLFNILRFPLSMLPMMISNMVQTSVSVKRINKFMNSEELDPNNVQHDPSEPHPLVIENGTFTWCVDESDKPTLRNINLHVQQGHLVAFVGSVGSGKSSLVSALLGEMDRLGGRVNTKGSIAYVSQQAWIQNATLQDNILFGKSLDKSLYNRVIEACALKPDLEMLPAGDKTEIGEKGINLSGGQKQRVSLARAVYSNADIYFMDDPLSAVDSHVGKHIFDNVIGPSGMLKKKTRVLVTHGITYLPEVDDIIVIKNGEVTERGTYKQLLEKKGAFAEFLVQHLQEVGNLEADAVSEADLDELKQQLESTIGTDDLQQKLSRARSRVSESHSDSGSVNEKRSLNGSLKRQYSIDSHNSVSLLHRNSVKEKDALPVKVGEKLIEVEKTETGSVKWKVYSHYLRSIGWFLTVSTIVMNAVFQIFSIGSNAWLSKWSDDNTTVSDTAKRDMYLGVYGGLGLGQASFVLLSQLTMAVGCIRSSKLLHVELLFGVLRSPVGFFDITPSGRIINRFGKDIDTVDNVLPPTIRGWLLCLTSLGCWLAARRMHLVMLRGVMRAPLTFFDTTPTGRIISRFAKDVDVLDTSLPQQISDSIYCLFEAVGTVVAICYSTPLFAVVILPIGVVYYFVQRFYVATSRQLKRLESVSRSPIYSHFGESVTGAPTIRAYGLQDRFIAESESRVDFNQVCYYPSVIANRWLAIRLEMVGNLIIFFAALFSVLPKEDLTAGGVGFSLSYALQITQTLNWLVRMTSDVETNIVAVERIKEYGETPQEAPWEIPNCSPPADWPSEGRVEFRDYKVRYREGLDLVLKGLTFTVNGGEKVGIVGRTGAGKSSLTLSLFRIIEAAGGKIFIDGLDISQMGLHALRSRLTIIPQDPVLFSGTLRLNLDPFEQHTDDQVWKALEHAHLKEFVKGLPSGLLHEVTEGGDNLSVGQRQLICLARALLRKTRVLILDEATAAVDLETDDLIQRTIREEFKNCTVLTIAHRLNTILDSDRVIVLDKGYITEFDDPETLIQQKTSAFYSMAKDAGLAA
- the LOC124301561 gene encoding multidrug resistance-associated protein 1 isoform X6 — its product is MSNHSMDNFCGSAFWDLNVTWYTDNPDLTECFQKTVLVWTPCVFLWTFCSMETYYILSSKRRNIPFTWILISKLLLTSLLVILSIADLGYAIYSQANGETVYSVDYCTPLIKLISFAMALVLLLYNRKYGMRTSGLLFLFWFLLALCGAVQYRSIIRGHNQSTEVTYSYVSYMIYYPVVLVLFLLHFFVDGEPRFSEYKPVERPCPETNSSFPSKILFTWFDPMAWKGFKKPLETDDLWAMNPEDTAAEIVPKFDKYWMETLRKTDKLFWTYFGAQGTKASFRKSSGQVDFNSARRKKIASILPALCKAFGPTFLFGSLLKLSQDILTFASPQILKFLIAFVETKDSSGNFGEPLWKGYFYAVLLFLTATVQTLVLSQYFNRMFLVGLRIRTALIAAIYRKALRMSNAARKESTVGEIVNLMSVDAQRFMDLTAYINMIWSAPLQIMLALYFLWDTLGASVLAGLAVMIILIPVNALIANKVKTLQIRQMKCKDERVKLMNEVLNGIKVLKLYAWEPSFEQQILKIRNKEIQVLKEAAYLNAGTSFIWSCAPFLVSLVSFATFVLSNEENVLDSTKAFVSLSLFNILRFPLSMLPMMISNMVQTSVSVKRINKFMNSEELDPNNVQHDPSEPHPLVIENGTFTWCVDESDKPTLRNINLHVQQGHLVAFVGSVGSGKSSLVSALLGEMDRLGGRVNTKGSIAYVSQQAWIQNATLQDNILFGKSLDKSLYNRVIEACALKPDLEMLPAGDKTEIGEKGINLSGGQKQRVSLARAVYSNADIYFMDDPLSAVDSHVGKHIFDNVIGPSGMLKKKTRVLVTHGITYLPEVDDIIVIKNGEVTERGTYKQLLEKKGAFAEFLVQHLQEVGNLEADAVSEADLDELKQQLESTIGTDDLQQKLSRARSRVSESHSDSGSVNEKRSLNGSLKRQYSIDSHNSVSLLHRNSVKEKDALPVKVGEKLIEVEKTETGSVKWKVYSHYLRSIGWFLTVSTIVMNAVFQIFSIGSNAWLSKWSDDNTTVSDTAKRDMYLGVYGGLGLGQALASFLYDLAPQLGCWLAARRMHLVMLRGVMRAPLTFFDTTPTGRIISRFAKDVDVLDTSLPQQISDSIYCLFEAVGTVVAICYSTPLFAVVILPIGVVYYFVQRFYVATSRQLKRLESVSRSPIYSHFGESVTGAPTIRAYGLQDRFIAESESRVDFNQVCYYPSVIANRWLAIRLEMVGNLIIFFAALFSVLPKEDLTAGGVGFSLSYALQITQTLNWLVRMTSDVETNIVAVERIKEYGETPQEAPWEIPNCSPPADWPSEGRVEFRDYKVRYREGLDLVLKGLTFTVNGGEKVGIVGRTGAGKSSLTLSLFRIIEAAGGKIFIDGLDISQMGLHALRSRLTIIPQDPVLFSGTLRLNLDPFEQHTDDQVWKALEHAHLKEFVKGLPSGLLHEVTEGGDNLSVGQRQLICLARALLRKTRVLILDEATAAVDLETDDLIQRTIREEFKNCTVLTIAHRLNTILDSDRVIVLDKGYITEFDDPETLIQQKTSAFYSMAKDAGLAA